From a single Kitasatospora sp. NBC_00458 genomic region:
- a CDS encoding GntR family transcriptional regulator yields MADLKPRTLISVQERLRDQVAHALRAALISGELRPGVVYSAPALAADFGVSATPVREAMLDLAREGLVEAVRNKGFRVTELTERDLDDFTEIRALIEVPTIGRVTRSATAEQLEALRPQAEAIVVAAGKHDLIGYLEADRQFHLDLLGLAGNARLVEVVGDLRKRSRLYGLNRLAERGELVSSAEEHLALLDLMISGDAPGAEDCMSRHLSHVRSLWAEGQEEAAEEARPALRLRAR; encoded by the coding sequence ATGGCCGACCTCAAACCCCGCACCCTGATCTCCGTCCAGGAGAGGCTGCGCGACCAGGTCGCCCACGCGCTCCGCGCGGCCCTGATCTCCGGTGAACTCCGCCCCGGAGTGGTCTACTCCGCGCCCGCGCTCGCCGCCGACTTCGGCGTCTCCGCCACCCCCGTCCGCGAGGCCATGCTCGACCTCGCCCGCGAGGGCCTGGTCGAGGCCGTCCGCAACAAGGGCTTCCGGGTCACCGAGCTGACCGAGCGGGACCTCGACGACTTCACCGAGATCCGCGCCCTGATCGAGGTCCCGACGATCGGCCGGGTCACCCGCTCCGCCACCGCCGAGCAGCTGGAGGCGCTGCGCCCGCAGGCCGAGGCGATCGTCGTCGCGGCCGGCAAGCACGACCTGATCGGCTACCTGGAGGCCGACCGCCAGTTCCACCTCGACCTGCTCGGGCTGGCCGGCAACGCCCGCCTGGTGGAGGTCGTCGGGGACCTGCGCAAGCGCTCCCGCCTCTACGGCCTCAACCGCCTCGCCGAGCGCGGCGAGCTGGTGTCCTCGGCGGAGGAGCACCTGGCGCTGCTCGACCTGATGATCTCCGGTGACGCCCCCGGCGCCGAGGACTGCATGTCCCGCCACCTCAGCCACGTCCGCTCGCTGTGGGCGGAGGGCCAGGAGGAGGCGGCGGAGGAGGCCCGTCCGGCGCTTCGGCTGCGGGCGCGGTAG
- a CDS encoding proline racemase family protein produces MRSRHVFHAVDSHTEGMPTRVVTGGFGVIPGATMAERRVHFQQHLDHFRTLLMYEPRGHAAMSGAVLQPPTRPDADFGVLYIEVSGLLPMCGHGTIGVATVLVETGMVPVVEPVTTVRLDTPAGLVVADVAVENGAATAVTIRNVPSYSEALDRKIEVPGYGTVGYDLAYGGNFYAILPLAEFGIPFERERKQDILDAGLALMDAINGSPDRPVHPEDPSIHSCHHVQLLAPGSTAEHSRHAMAIHPGWFDRSPCGTGTSARMAQLHARGELPLGRDFRNDSFIGTTFTGRLVEETEVAGRPAVVPTVTGRAWITGTAQYFLDPSDPFPAGFLL; encoded by the coding sequence ATGCGCAGCCGCCACGTCTTCCACGCCGTCGACTCGCACACCGAAGGCATGCCCACCCGGGTCGTCACCGGCGGCTTCGGCGTCATCCCCGGCGCCACCATGGCCGAGCGCCGGGTCCACTTCCAGCAGCACCTCGACCACTTCCGCACCCTGCTGATGTACGAGCCCCGCGGCCACGCCGCGATGAGCGGCGCCGTCCTGCAGCCGCCCACCCGGCCCGACGCCGACTTCGGGGTGCTCTACATCGAGGTCTCCGGTCTGCTGCCGATGTGCGGGCACGGCACCATCGGCGTCGCCACCGTGCTGGTCGAGACCGGCATGGTGCCCGTGGTCGAGCCGGTCACCACCGTCCGGCTGGACACCCCGGCCGGCCTGGTCGTCGCCGACGTGGCGGTCGAGAACGGCGCGGCCACCGCGGTCACCATCCGCAACGTGCCGTCCTACTCGGAGGCGCTGGACCGCAAGATCGAGGTCCCCGGCTACGGCACCGTCGGCTACGACCTGGCGTACGGCGGGAACTTCTACGCCATCCTGCCGCTCGCCGAGTTCGGGATCCCGTTCGAGCGCGAGCGCAAGCAGGACATCCTGGACGCCGGACTGGCCCTGATGGACGCGATCAACGGGAGCCCGGACCGGCCGGTGCACCCGGAGGACCCGTCCATCCACAGCTGCCACCACGTCCAGCTGCTCGCCCCCGGCTCCACCGCCGAACACTCCCGGCACGCCATGGCCATCCACCCCGGCTGGTTCGACCGCTCACCCTGCGGCACCGGCACCTCGGCGCGGATGGCGCAGCTGCACGCGCGCGGCGAGCTGCCGCTCGGCCGGGACTTCCGCAACGACTCCTTCATCGGGACGACCTTCACCGGCCGCCTGGTCGAGGAGACCGAGGTGGCCGGCCGGCCGGCGGTCGTCCCCACCGTCACCGGGCGGGCCTGGATCACCGGCACCGCCCAGTACTTCCTCGACCCGAGCGACCCGTTCCCGGCCGGCTTCCTGCTCTGA
- a CDS encoding FAD/NAD(P)-dependent oxidoreductase has translation MPTSPSESPGAAGSPGVQGSPATAGAPYDLAVIGAGPAGLAAAVTAADLGLRCALLDAGQRTGGQYYRHPAPGLGATRPDRLHHGWSVYTGLAGRLDAHRESGRVDLLSGHQVWALERAGERDWRLHATTGPAADDRATVRAAAVLLATGAYERQLPFPGWTLPGVVTAGGAQAMLKSGLVLPGRRIVVAGSGPLLLAAASSLVTAGAEVPAVVEATNYLGYARRPGVLAAVPAKLVEGAGHGSALLRHGVRLRRSSAVVEAHGTDRVTAVTVARLDAEWRPVPGTERRIACDALAVGHGLLPQIELATELGAATRTTPDGTAALSVDARLRTTVPGLWAAGETCGVGGADLAITEGELAAHAVADRPVRSALLRRRSRLRAFAELMAASHRPGPGWTGWLRPDTDVCRCEEVPVDRIREAVEELGAGDARTVKLLTRAGMGWCQGRMCGPAVACLAGAGAGTGDGSGSGAGPEEVRPDSRPFACPVPLGQLAAERHPDGPGGPAS, from the coding sequence GTGCCGACCTCGCCGTCTGAATCGCCCGGAGCCGCGGGATCCCCCGGGGTCCAGGGATCCCCCGCGACCGCGGGGGCGCCGTACGACCTCGCGGTGATCGGCGCCGGCCCGGCCGGCCTGGCCGCCGCCGTGACCGCCGCCGACCTCGGGCTGCGCTGCGCCCTGCTCGACGCGGGACAGCGCACCGGGGGCCAGTACTACCGCCACCCCGCGCCCGGCCTCGGTGCCACCCGCCCGGACCGGCTGCACCACGGCTGGTCCGTCTACACCGGCCTCGCCGGGCGGCTCGACGCCCACCGGGAGTCCGGGCGGGTCGACCTGCTCTCCGGCCACCAGGTCTGGGCGCTGGAGCGCGCGGGGGAGCGGGACTGGCGCCTGCACGCCACCACCGGCCCCGCCGCCGACGACCGGGCCACCGTCCGCGCCGCGGCCGTGCTGCTCGCCACCGGCGCCTACGAGCGGCAGCTGCCGTTCCCCGGCTGGACGCTGCCCGGCGTGGTCACCGCCGGCGGTGCGCAGGCCATGCTCAAGTCCGGCCTGGTGCTGCCCGGCCGCAGGATCGTGGTGGCCGGCAGCGGCCCGCTGCTGCTGGCGGCGGCGTCCTCGCTGGTCACCGCGGGGGCCGAGGTGCCCGCGGTGGTCGAGGCCACGAACTACCTCGGCTACGCCCGGCGCCCCGGTGTGCTGGCCGCCGTCCCGGCCAAGCTGGTCGAGGGCGCCGGGCACGGCAGTGCGCTGCTCCGGCACGGCGTGCGGCTGCGCCGCAGCAGTGCGGTGGTCGAGGCGCACGGCACCGACCGGGTCACCGCCGTCACGGTGGCCCGGCTGGACGCCGAGTGGCGGCCCGTGCCCGGCACCGAGCGGCGGATCGCGTGCGACGCGCTCGCCGTCGGGCACGGCCTGCTGCCGCAGATCGAGCTGGCCACCGAGCTGGGCGCGGCCACCCGGACCACCCCCGACGGCACGGCCGCGCTCAGCGTCGACGCCCGGCTGCGGACCACCGTGCCCGGGCTCTGGGCGGCCGGCGAGACCTGCGGCGTCGGCGGTGCGGACCTCGCGATCACCGAGGGCGAGCTGGCCGCGCACGCGGTGGCGGACCGGCCGGTGCGCAGCGCGCTGCTGCGGCGGCGGTCCCGGCTGCGGGCCTTCGCCGAGCTGATGGCCGCCTCCCACCGGCCCGGTCCGGGCTGGACCGGGTGGCTGCGGCCGGACACCGACGTCTGCCGCTGCGAGGAGGTTCCGGTCGACCGGATCCGGGAGGCGGTGGAGGAGCTGGGTGCGGGCGACGCGCGCACCGTGAAGCTGCTGACCAGGGCAGGGATGGGCTGGTGCCAGGGCCGGATGTGCGGTCCGGCGGTGGCCTGTCTGGCCGGGGCCGGGGCGGGCACCGGTGACGGTTCCGGTTCCGGGGCCGGTCCGGAGGAGGTGCGGCCCGACAGCCGCCCGTTCGCCTGCCCGGTACCGCTCGGGCAACTCGCGGCCGAGCGGCACCCGGACGGGCCGGGGGGTCCCGCCTCCTGA
- a CDS encoding proline racemase family protein has product MPVDHVDTVDYHTAGEPFRIVVGGAPVIPGDTVAERRAIAIGAGGTATSPRPSTLDEVRRLLTREPRGHAGMYGGFLVPPDDDEADLGVLFWHKDGYSTACGHGTIALGAWAVDSGLVAAPEYGVARVRIDVPSGRVTALVHRSGGRTTGVTFRNVPAWVGELKLPVETSRGTVEVAVAHAGACYASLPAAALGLSVTLEQLPEITAAGREIQAALADSPAVRNPVDQRLSGVYGVILYDELPSEDGGLNQRNVTVFADGQIDRSPCGSGTSARLAVLAAEGRLAPGQQLRHESIVGTVFDGRVLAGGDPWGDGVVTEVTGTAHRTGEHRFLLDPQDGLGTGFLL; this is encoded by the coding sequence ATGCCGGTCGACCACGTCGACACGGTCGACTACCACACGGCCGGCGAGCCGTTCCGGATCGTGGTCGGCGGAGCCCCGGTGATCCCGGGCGACACCGTCGCCGAGCGCCGGGCGATCGCGATCGGCGCGGGCGGCACCGCCACCTCGCCCCGGCCCAGCACGCTGGACGAGGTGCGCCGCCTGCTCACCCGTGAACCGCGCGGGCACGCCGGGATGTACGGCGGGTTCCTGGTGCCGCCGGACGACGACGAGGCCGACCTCGGCGTGCTCTTCTGGCACAAGGACGGCTACTCGACGGCCTGCGGCCACGGCACCATCGCGCTCGGCGCCTGGGCGGTGGACTCCGGGCTCGTCGCGGCGCCGGAGTACGGCGTCGCCCGGGTGCGGATCGACGTCCCGTCCGGCCGGGTCACCGCACTGGTGCACCGCAGCGGCGGGCGGACCACCGGGGTGACCTTCCGCAACGTGCCCGCCTGGGTGGGCGAGCTCAAGCTCCCGGTCGAGACCTCGCGCGGCACCGTCGAGGTGGCCGTCGCGCACGCCGGGGCCTGCTACGCCTCGCTCCCGGCTGCCGCGCTGGGGCTCTCGGTCACCCTGGAGCAGCTGCCCGAGATCACCGCGGCCGGGCGGGAGATCCAGGCCGCGCTGGCCGACTCGCCCGCCGTCCGCAACCCCGTCGACCAGCGGCTCTCGGGCGTCTACGGCGTCATCCTGTACGACGAACTCCCCAGCGAGGACGGCGGGTTGAACCAGCGGAACGTCACCGTCTTCGCGGACGGGCAGATCGACCGCTCGCCGTGCGGCTCCGGCACCTCGGCCCGGCTGGCCGTGCTCGCCGCCGAGGGCCGGCTCGCGCCCGGGCAGCAGCTGCGGCACGAGTCGATCGTCGGGACGGTGTTCGACGGGCGGGTCCTGGCCGGCGGCGACCCGTGGGGCGACGGCGTGGTCACCGAGGTGACCGGCACCGCCCACCGCACGGGCGAGCACCGCTTCCTGCTCGACCCGCAGGACGGGCTCGGAACGGGGTTCCTGCTGTGA
- a CDS encoding ABC transporter ATP-binding protein, whose translation MTLHLDRVTLTYPDGDGRLTALDEVSLTVPKGTVTAVVGPSGSGKSSLLAVAATLIAPDSGRVVVDGVETAGLDRSALTALRRDRIGIVFQQPNLLPSLTAAEQLQVMAHLDGRSPRAALPRALELLDAVGLRGQAARRPHQLSGGQRQRVNIARALMNDPTMLLVDEPTSALDHERGAAVLDLLTALTHRRATATVLVTHDRTHLTAVDQVAEVRDGRLTVPAAV comes from the coding sequence ATGACCCTGCACCTCGACCGCGTCACCCTCACCTACCCGGACGGCGACGGCCGGCTGACCGCCCTGGACGAGGTCTCGCTGACCGTCCCGAAGGGCACGGTCACGGCGGTGGTGGGCCCGTCCGGCTCCGGCAAGTCCAGTCTGCTGGCGGTGGCCGCGACGCTGATCGCCCCGGACTCCGGCCGGGTGGTGGTGGACGGCGTGGAGACGGCCGGGCTGGACCGCAGCGCGCTCACCGCACTGCGGCGGGACCGGATCGGCATCGTCTTCCAGCAGCCCAACCTGCTGCCCTCGCTCACCGCCGCCGAACAGCTCCAGGTGATGGCCCACCTGGACGGCCGCTCCCCGCGGGCCGCCCTGCCCCGGGCGCTGGAGCTGCTGGACGCGGTCGGCCTCCGCGGGCAGGCGGCCCGGCGGCCGCACCAGCTCTCCGGCGGTCAGCGCCAGCGCGTCAACATCGCCCGCGCGCTGATGAACGACCCCACCATGCTGCTGGTGGACGAGCCGACCAGCGCCCTCGACCACGAGCGCGGGGCGGCGGTCCTGGACCTGTTGACCGCCCTCACCCACCGGCGGGCGACGGCCACCGTGCTGGTCACCCACGACCGGACCCACCTGACGGCGGTCGACCAGGTCGCCGAGGTCCGCGACGGCCGGCTGACCGTCCCAGCGGCGGTCTGA
- a CDS encoding dihydrodipicolinate synthase family protein has product MVATTIPLREDLSVDYDAYADHVRWLIESGCDGVVPNGSLGEYQTLTAEERAKVVEVAVEAAGDGSRVMPGVAAYGSAESRRWAEQAAEAGAGSVLLLPPNAYRADHEAVRAHYAEVAKAGVPIVAYNNPIDTKVDLVPALLAQLHGEGSIVAVKEFSGDVRRAYEIAELAPGLDLLIGADDVLLELALAGAVGWIAGYPNALPAASAELYRAAVAQDLETALPLYKSLHSLLRWDSKTEFVQAIKLSMDIAGRPGGPVRAPRQPLTPEIEAAVRAATEKALADGHK; this is encoded by the coding sequence ATGGTCGCCACCACGATCCCGCTGCGCGAGGACCTCTCCGTCGACTACGACGCGTACGCCGACCACGTCCGCTGGCTGATCGAGTCGGGCTGCGACGGCGTCGTCCCCAACGGCTCGCTCGGCGAGTACCAGACCCTGACCGCCGAGGAGCGCGCCAAGGTCGTCGAGGTCGCCGTCGAGGCCGCCGGTGACGGCTCCCGCGTCATGCCCGGCGTGGCCGCCTACGGCAGCGCCGAGTCCCGCCGCTGGGCCGAGCAGGCCGCCGAGGCCGGCGCCGGCTCCGTCCTGCTGCTGCCGCCCAACGCGTACCGGGCCGACCACGAGGCCGTCCGGGCGCACTACGCCGAGGTCGCCAAGGCCGGCGTGCCGATCGTGGCCTACAACAACCCGATCGACACCAAGGTCGACCTCGTCCCCGCGCTGCTCGCGCAGCTGCACGGCGAGGGCTCGATCGTCGCGGTCAAGGAGTTCAGCGGCGACGTCCGCCGGGCCTACGAGATCGCCGAGCTGGCCCCGGGCCTCGACCTGCTGATCGGCGCCGACGACGTGCTGCTGGAGCTGGCCCTGGCCGGCGCGGTCGGCTGGATCGCCGGCTACCCGAACGCGCTGCCCGCGGCGAGCGCCGAGCTCTACCGGGCCGCCGTCGCGCAGGACCTGGAGACGGCCCTGCCGCTCTACAAGTCGCTCCACTCGCTGCTGCGCTGGGACTCCAAGACCGAGTTCGTGCAGGCCATCAAGCTCTCCATGGACATCGCCGGCCGCCCCGGCGGCCCGGTGCGCGCCCCGCGCCAGCCGCTGACCCCGGAGATCGAGGCTGCCGTCCGCGCGGCCACCGAGAAGGCGCTGGCCGACGGCCACAAGTAG
- a CDS encoding NAD(P)-dependent oxidoreductase, which produces MPAAAQHTEHTEKHVEHVEDVEKHAEGVERTERAGSGAGAAGRSVTLIGLGPMGRAMAAAYLDAGYAVTVWNRTAGRADDLVARGAVLAPGAVEAVAANDLVVLSLTDYDAVFDVLAAAGPALHGKTVVNLSSDTPERAREAARRLAEHGAAHLTGGVQVPPSGIGKPESATFYSGPVERFREHRAALEVLTGADYRGDDPGLAQLYYQIQMDLFWTSLAGYLHATAVAEANGISAEEFLPYATSTAASMPGFLAFYAPRIAAGHHAGDVDRLTMGLASLEHVRHTVEASGVDGALPRLLADTFRRGVEAGHGGSSATSLIGLFKGAGTGDPAGE; this is translated from the coding sequence ATGCCTGCCGCCGCACAGCACACCGAGCACACCGAGAAGCACGTCGAGCACGTCGAGGACGTCGAGAAGCACGCCGAGGGCGTCGAGCGCACTGAGCGGGCCGGGTCCGGGGCGGGCGCGGCCGGGCGATCCGTCACCCTGATCGGCCTCGGGCCGATGGGGCGGGCGATGGCCGCCGCCTACCTGGACGCCGGGTACGCCGTCACGGTGTGGAACCGGACCGCCGGCCGGGCCGACGACCTCGTCGCCCGCGGCGCCGTCCTCGCGCCGGGCGCGGTCGAGGCCGTGGCCGCCAACGACCTCGTCGTGCTCAGCCTGACCGACTACGACGCGGTGTTCGACGTCCTCGCCGCCGCCGGACCCGCCCTGCACGGGAAGACCGTCGTCAACCTCAGCTCGGACACCCCCGAGCGCGCCCGGGAGGCGGCCCGCCGGCTCGCCGAACACGGCGCCGCCCACCTCACCGGCGGCGTACAGGTGCCGCCCTCCGGCATCGGGAAGCCGGAGTCGGCCACCTTCTACAGCGGCCCGGTCGAGCGCTTCCGGGAGCACCGGGCCGCCCTGGAGGTGCTCACCGGCGCCGACTACCGGGGCGACGACCCCGGGCTCGCCCAGCTGTACTACCAGATCCAGATGGACCTCTTCTGGACCTCGCTGGCCGGCTACCTGCACGCCACCGCCGTCGCGGAGGCCAACGGCATCTCGGCCGAGGAGTTCCTGCCCTACGCCACCTCGACGGCCGCCTCGATGCCCGGCTTCCTGGCGTTCTACGCCCCCCGCATCGCCGCCGGGCACCACGCGGGCGACGTCGACCGGCTCACCATGGGCCTCGCCAGCCTCGAACACGTCCGGCACACGGTGGAGGCCTCCGGCGTGGACGGCGCGCTGCCCCGGCTGCTCGCCGACACCTTCCGGCGGGGCGTCGAGGCCGGGCACGGCGGGTCCAGCGCGACCAGCCTGATCGGGCTGTTCAAGGGAGCCGGAACGGGGGATCCGGCCGGAGAGTGA
- a CDS encoding TetR/AcrR family transcriptional regulator has translation MKTTTTGTRERIVRATSRLLQRQGYEGTGIKQISREAEATLGSVYHFFPGGKQELAAEAIRHGDQEFADLLRAGLDSTADPAEAVVACTRLLADALRESEWQDGCPITTTALETVGRVPVIEEAVAEAFAHWRAVVEEKLHGSGIGLTDARELAATVINTLEGAELAAQVARSEEPLHLTGRHLARLIATYR, from the coding sequence GTGAAGACGACCACCACCGGCACCCGTGAGCGGATCGTCCGGGCCACCTCCCGACTGCTCCAGCGCCAGGGTTACGAGGGCACCGGCATCAAGCAGATCTCCCGCGAGGCGGAGGCCACCCTCGGCTCCGTCTACCACTTCTTCCCGGGCGGCAAGCAGGAGCTGGCCGCCGAGGCGATCCGCCACGGCGACCAGGAGTTCGCCGACCTGCTCCGCGCCGGGCTGGACAGCACGGCCGACCCGGCCGAGGCGGTCGTCGCCTGCACCCGGCTGCTCGCCGACGCGCTGCGCGAGTCCGAGTGGCAGGACGGCTGCCCGATCACCACCACCGCGCTGGAGACGGTCGGCCGGGTACCGGTCATCGAGGAGGCCGTCGCCGAGGCGTTCGCCCACTGGCGCGCCGTCGTCGAGGAGAAGCTGCACGGCTCCGGGATCGGCCTCACCGACGCCCGCGAACTCGCCGCCACCGTCATCAACACCCTGGAGGGCGCGGAGCTGGCCGCCCAGGTGGCCCGCAGCGAGGAGCCGCTCCACCTCACCGGCCGCCACCTGGCCCGGCTGATCGCCACCTACCGGTAG
- a CDS encoding aldehyde dehydrogenase family protein, which yields MPAVTIRSYNPADPADLVAEAPAPGAEAVEATVARARAAQPGWLAAGAGGRSAALTRIADAVEAHAEELAALVVREVGKPLAEARGEVARTAAIWRYYAQAPYAASGAVHETAGGPGLLLTRRRPYGVAGLITPWNFPLAIPTWKAAPALAVGNTVVLKPSSEAIGCARRLAELVAEAGLPEDVFTVLPGGGAEGGTLVGAADVVSFTGSTGVGRQVVRTATERGIPVQAELGGLNAALVLPDADFDQAAAHLAAAIAGYAGQKCTATSRVIAVGEAYEPLRAALVKALAQVDDAACGPVINAASRDQITEALASAREAGAEVLTGGGVPDRAGWYLDPTLVADVPDGHPLRREEFFGPIAVLHAAADLDEAIALANDTPYTLAASVHTRSLDVALAVADRLDAGMIRVNAPSSGVDFHLPFGGAKGASHGAREQGQAALDFYTQGRTVTLLPAGGA from the coding sequence CTGCCTGCTGTGACGATCCGTTCGTACAACCCCGCCGACCCCGCGGACCTCGTCGCCGAGGCGCCCGCCCCCGGCGCCGAGGCCGTCGAGGCCACCGTCGCCCGCGCCCGCGCCGCGCAGCCCGGGTGGCTCGCGGCCGGAGCCGGCGGCCGCTCGGCCGCGCTCACCCGGATCGCGGACGCGGTCGAGGCGCACGCCGAGGAGCTGGCCGCGCTGGTCGTGCGCGAGGTCGGCAAGCCCCTCGCCGAGGCGCGCGGCGAGGTGGCCCGCACCGCCGCGATCTGGCGGTACTACGCGCAGGCGCCGTACGCGGCCTCCGGCGCCGTGCACGAGACCGCCGGCGGCCCCGGGCTGCTGCTCACCCGCCGCCGCCCGTACGGGGTGGCCGGACTGATCACCCCGTGGAACTTCCCGCTGGCGATCCCCACCTGGAAGGCCGCCCCGGCGCTGGCCGTCGGCAACACCGTGGTGCTCAAGCCGTCCTCGGAGGCGATCGGCTGCGCCCGCCGGCTCGCCGAGCTGGTCGCCGAGGCCGGACTCCCCGAGGACGTCTTCACCGTGCTGCCGGGCGGCGGCGCCGAGGGCGGGACCCTGGTCGGCGCGGCCGACGTGGTCTCCTTCACCGGCTCCACCGGCGTCGGCCGCCAGGTCGTCCGGACCGCCACCGAGCGCGGCATCCCGGTCCAGGCCGAACTCGGCGGGCTGAACGCGGCGCTCGTCCTGCCGGACGCCGACTTCGACCAGGCCGCCGCCCACCTGGCCGCGGCGATCGCCGGGTACGCCGGCCAGAAGTGCACCGCCACCAGCCGGGTGATCGCCGTCGGCGAGGCCTACGAGCCGCTGCGCGCCGCGCTGGTCAAGGCCCTCGCGCAGGTGGACGACGCGGCCTGCGGGCCGGTCATCAACGCCGCCTCGCGGGACCAGATCACCGAGGCCCTCGCCTCCGCCCGGGAGGCCGGCGCCGAGGTGCTGACCGGCGGCGGCGTGCCGGACCGGGCCGGCTGGTACCTCGACCCGACGCTGGTCGCCGACGTGCCGGACGGGCACCCGCTGCGGCGCGAGGAGTTCTTCGGCCCGATCGCCGTCCTGCACGCCGCGGCCGACCTGGACGAGGCGATCGCGCTCGCCAACGACACCCCGTACACGCTGGCCGCCTCGGTGCACACCCGCAGCCTGGACGTCGCGCTCGCCGTCGCCGACCGGCTCGACGCGGGCATGATCCGGGTCAACGCGCCGTCCAGCGGCGTCGACTTCCACCTGCCGTTCGGCGGCGCCAAGGGCGCCAGCCACGGCGCGCGGGAGCAGGGCCAGGCGGCGCTCGACTTCTACACCCAGGGCCGCACGGTCACCCTGCTGCCGGCCGGCGGTGCCTGA
- a CDS encoding ornithine cyclodeaminase family protein — MTDDLGGTPVPPGAEAEPLRSAAPGDGRAAQAGPVEPVGQGVVELTPAQAVAAIERVLLDGLDPEAGPARSAMPVPAGELLLMPAASAAYTGVKIAGVAPANPAAGLPRITGSYLLLDGPTLQPVALLDGAALTALRTPAVTAAALRRLAAPDAAHLVLFGAGPQAYGHLDALVDVLPLTRVTVVARSEGPAEALAQYARALGLAAALGTPADVADADVVVCCTTARTPLFDGALVPDRAAVAAVGSHEVDAREVDEVLVGRSALYVEARSAALREAGDLLMAGVTAADRPANLAELVRGEAPVPTDRPRFFKSVGMAWQDLAVAAEVHRRGSR; from the coding sequence GTGACGGACGACCTCGGAGGGACCCCCGTGCCGCCCGGCGCGGAGGCCGAGCCGCTCCGGTCCGCCGCGCCGGGCGACGGCCGGGCGGCGCAGGCCGGTCCGGTCGAGCCGGTCGGCCAGGGCGTCGTCGAACTGACGCCCGCCCAGGCCGTCGCCGCGATCGAACGGGTGCTGCTCGACGGCCTGGACCCGGAGGCCGGGCCCGCCCGCTCGGCGATGCCCGTCCCGGCCGGCGAACTGCTGCTGATGCCGGCCGCCTCCGCCGCGTACACCGGCGTCAAGATCGCCGGAGTCGCACCCGCCAACCCGGCCGCCGGACTGCCCCGGATCACCGGCAGCTACCTGCTGCTCGACGGTCCCACCCTGCAGCCCGTCGCCCTGCTCGACGGTGCCGCGCTCACCGCGCTGCGCACGCCCGCCGTCACCGCGGCCGCGCTGCGCCGGCTGGCCGCGCCGGACGCCGCGCACCTCGTCCTGTTCGGGGCCGGTCCGCAGGCGTACGGGCACCTGGACGCGCTGGTCGACGTCCTGCCGCTGACCCGGGTCACGGTGGTCGCCCGCAGCGAGGGCCCGGCCGAGGCGCTCGCCCAGTACGCCCGGGCGCTCGGCCTCGCCGCGGCCCTCGGCACGCCGGCCGACGTGGCCGACGCGGACGTGGTGGTCTGCTGCACCACGGCGCGCACCCCGCTGTTCGACGGCGCGCTGGTGCCGGACCGGGCGGCGGTCGCGGCGGTCGGCTCGCACGAGGTGGACGCCCGCGAGGTGGACGAGGTGCTGGTCGGCCGGTCCGCCCTGTACGTGGAGGCGCGGTCCGCCGCCCTGCGGGAGGCCGGCGACCTGCTGATGGCGGGCGTCACGGCGGCCGACCGGCCGGCCAACCTGGCCGAGCTGGTGCGCGGCGAGGCGCCGGTGCCGACGGACCGTCCCCGGTTCTTCAAGAGCGTGGGGATGGCCTGGCAGGACCTCGCGGTGGCGGCGGAGGTGCATCGGCGCGGTTCGCGCTGA
- a CDS encoding Uma2 family endonuclease, with protein sequence MSAATVEGPVEQPSLLEVAELISDQFTGYRVEIIGSQITVTPPPDMQHGRSLTRLMRRLFAAGLDGEETEVFQNVGIWLPDGPSDFAVPDLAILDANSDDHLVEHNCYDPVVFRLVVEVTSSNLGDDLKKKPAAYASAGVPVYVIVDRTNQRVMVLTDPQGGDYRVHAVHHPGQSFTLPESIGAPVTLSVDDVLAAKK encoded by the coding sequence GTGTCCGCCGCCACCGTGGAAGGACCCGTGGAGCAGCCGAGCCTGCTCGAAGTGGCCGAGCTGATCTCCGACCAGTTCACCGGCTACCGGGTCGAGATCATCGGGAGCCAGATCACCGTGACCCCGCCGCCCGACATGCAGCACGGCCGATCGCTGACCCGGCTCATGCGCCGGCTGTTCGCGGCAGGTCTGGACGGCGAGGAGACGGAGGTCTTCCAGAACGTCGGGATCTGGCTGCCGGACGGGCCGTCGGACTTCGCCGTGCCCGACCTGGCGATCCTCGACGCGAACAGCGACGACCACCTCGTCGAGCACAACTGCTACGACCCGGTGGTCTTCCGGCTCGTCGTCGAGGTCACGTCGTCGAACCTGGGTGACGACCTCAAGAAGAAGCCCGCCGCCTACGCCTCCGCCGGGGTCCCGGTCTACGTGATCGTGGACCGGACGAACCAGCGGGTCATGGTGCTCACCGACCCGCAGGGCGGGGACTACCGCGTGCACGCCGTCCACCACCCCGGGCAGTCGTTCACGCTGCCCGAGTCGATCGGGGCACCGGTGACGCTGTCGGTGGACGACGTGCTCGCGGCCAAGAAGTAG